From Nicotiana tabacum cultivar K326 chromosome 22, ASM71507v2, whole genome shotgun sequence, one genomic window encodes:
- the LOC107778992 gene encoding phytochrome B-like — protein sequence MASGSRTKHSHQSGQGQVQAQSSGTSNVNYKDSISKAIAQYTADARLHAVFEQSGESGKSFDYSQSIKTTTQSVVPEQQITAYLTKIQRGGHIQPFGCMIAVDEASFRVIAYSENACEMLSLTPQSVPSLERPEILTVGTDVRTLFTPSSSVLLERAFGAREITLLNPIWIHSKNSGKPFYAILHRVDVGIVIDLEPARTEDPALSIAGAVQSQKLAVRAISHLQSLPGGDVKLLCDTVVESVRELTGYDRVMVYKFHEDEHGEVVAESKRPDLEPYIGLHYPATDIPQASRFLFKQNRVRMIVDCHATPVRVVQDESLMQPLCLVGSTLRAPHGCHAQYMANMGSIASLTLAVIINGNDEEAVGGRSSMRLWGLVVGHHTSARCIPFPLRYACEFLMQAFGLQLNMELQLASQLSEKHVLRTQTLLCDMLLRDSPTGIVIQSPSIMDLVKCDGAALYCQGKYYPLGVTPTEAQIKDIVEWLLTYHGDSTGLSTDSLADAGYPGAALLGDAVCGMAVAYITSKDFLFWFRSHTAKEIKWGGAKHHPEDKDDGQRMHPRSSFKAFLEVVKSRSLPWENAEMDAIHSLQLILRDSFKDAEASNSKAVVHAQLGEMELQGIDELSSVAREMVRLIETATAPIFAVDVDGCINGWNAKVAELTDLSVEEAMGKSLVHDLVHKESQETAEKLLFNALRGEEDKNVEIKLRTFGSEQLKKAVFVVVNACSSKDYTNNIVGVCFVGQDVTGQKVVMDKFIHIQGDYKAIVHSPNPLIPPIFASDENTCCSEWNTAMEKLTGWSRGEIIGKMLVGETFGSCCRLKGPDAMTKFMIVLHNAIGGQETDKFPFSFFDRNGKYVQALLTANKRVNMEGQIIGAFCFIQIASPELQQALRVQRQQDKKCYSQMKELAYLCQEIKSPLNGIRFTNSLLEATDLTENQKQYLETSTACERQMSKIIRDVDLENIEDGSLTLEKEEFFLGSVIDAVVSQVMLLLRERSVQLIRDIPEEIKTLTVHGDQVRIQQVLADFLLNMVRYAPSPDGWVEIQLQPNMKQISDEVTVVHIEFRIVCPGEGLPPELVQDMFHSSRWVTKEGLGLSMCRKILKLMNGEIQYIRESERCYFLIILDLPMTGRGSKSVG from the exons ATGGCTTCTGGAAGTAGAACAAAGCATTCTCATCAGTCAGgtcaaggtcaagttcaagctcaaTCTTCAGGCACAAGTAATGTTAATTACAAAGATTCAATAAGCAAAGCCATAGCACAGTACACGGCTGATGCTAGGCTTCATGCTGTGTTTGAACAATCTGGTGAGTCTGGCAAGTCTTTTGATTATTCACAGTCTATTAAAACTACTACACAATCTGTTGTTCCTGAACAGCAAATTACTGCTTATTTGACTAAAATCCAAAGAGGGGGTCATATTCAGCCTTTTGGTTGTATGATAGCTGTAGATGAGGCTAGTTTTCGTGTTATTGCTTACAGCGAAAATGCGTGCGAAATGCTTAGTCTAACTCCACAATCAGTTCCAAGCCTTGAGCGGCCTGAGATCCTCACTGTTGGAACTGATGTTAGGACCCTTTTTACTCCTTCTAGCTCTGTTTTGCTAGAAAGAGCATTTGGGGCGCGCGAGATCACTTTGCTGAATCCTATTTGGATTCATTCCAAGAATTCTGGCAAGCCATTTTACGCAATTTTGCATAGGGTTGATGTCGGGATTGTAATTGATTTGGAGCCTGCTAGAACAGAGGACCCTGCTTTATCCATTGCTGGCGCAGTGCAGTCACAAAAACTTGCTGTGAGGGCTATTTCTCATTTGCAATCACTTCCTGGTGGGGATGTTAAGCTTTTGTGTGATACTGTGGTTGAGAGTGTGAGGGAGTTAACTGGGTATGATCGGGTTATGGTATATAAATTTCATGAGGATGAGCACGGGGAGGTAGTGGCTGAGAGCAAAAGACCAGATTTAGAGCCCTATATTGGTTTGCATTATCCTGCTACCGACATTCCTCAAGCTTCGCGGTTTTTGTTTAAGCAGAACAGGGTAAGAATGATTGTGGACTGCCATGCCACCCCTGTGCGGGTTGTTCAGGATGAATCACTGATGCAGCCTTTATGTTTAGTTGGTTCCACACTTAGAGCCCCTCATGGTTGCCACGCGCAGTACATGGCAAATATGGGGTCTATTGCGTCATTAACACTAGCAGTTATTATCAATGGAAACGATGAGGAAGCTGTTGGGGGCCGAAGTTCAATGAGGCTGTGGGGCTTGGTTGTTGGACACCATACTTCTGCTAGGTGCATTCCATTCCCTCTTCGGTATGCCTGTGAATTCCTTATGCAGGCCTTTGGACTCCAATTGAACATGGAGTTGCAACTGGCATCACAGTTGTCTGAGAAACATGTTTTGAGGACACAAACACTGTTATGTGACATGCTCCTTCGAGACTCACCTACGGGGATTGTTATCCAGAGCCCCAGTATTATGGACCTTGTGAAGTGCGATGGCGCTGCTCTGTACTGCCAGGGGAAGTACTATCCATTAGGCGTTACACCAACTGAAGCTCAGATAAAGGACATTGTGGAGTGGTTATTGACTTACCATGGGGACTCAACAGGTTTAAGTACTGACAGTTTGGCTGATGCAGGATATCCTGGGGCAGCTTTGCTTGGTGATGCAGTTTGTGGTATGGCTGTTGCTTATATAACTTCTAAagatttcttattttggtttcgCTCCCATACAGCGAAAGAGATAAAGTGGGGTGGTGCAAAGCATCATCCTGAAGACAAGGATGACGGGCAGAGAATGCATCCACGTTCTTCCTTCAAGGCATTTCTGGAAGTTGTTAAAAGCCGGAGCTTACCATGGGAAAATGCAGAAATGGATGCAATTCACTCTCTGCAGCTTATTCTGCGAGATTCATTTAAGGATGCCGAGGCAAGTAATTCTAAGGCTGTTGTGCATGCTCAGCTTGGGGAAATGGAGTTGCAAGGGATAGATGAACTGAGTTCTGTTGCCAGAGAAATGGTTAGATTGATAGAGACTGCAACTGCTCCCATATTTGCTGTTGATGTCGATGGTTGCATAAATGGGTGGAATGCAAAGGTCGCTGAATTGACAGATTTATCTGTTGAAGAAGCAATGGGGAAGTCCTTGGTTCATGATCTTGTGCATAAAGAGTCACAGGAGACTGCTGAAAAGCTTCTCTTCAATGCTCTGAGAG GCGAAGAAGATAAAAATGTAgaaataaagttaaggacatttggatCTGAGCAACTGAAGAAGGCTGTTTTTGTGGTGGTTAATGCTTGCTCTAGCAAAGATTACACAAACAACATTGTTGGTGTTTGTTTTGTTGGCCAGGATGTTACTGGGCAAAAAGTTGTAATGGACAAGTTTATTCACATCCAAGGTGATTACAAGGCCATTGTGCACAGTCCCAATCCTCTGATCCCACCCATATTTGCGTCAGATGAGAACACTTGTTGCTCTGAGTGGAACACTGCCATGGAAAAGCTCACTGGTTGGTCTAGAGGGGAGATCATTGGAAAAATGTTAGTTGGTGAGACTTTTGGAAGTTGTTGCCGTCTCAAGGGTCCAGATGCCATGACAAAGTTCATGATCGTGTTGCATAATGCAATTGGAGGCCAGGAAACGGACAAGtttccattttccttttttgACCGTAATGGGAAATATGTGCAAGCTCTTTTGACTGCGAACAAGAGAGTCAATATGGAGGGCCAGATTATCGGGGCTTTCTGTTTCATACAGATAGCCAGTCCTGAATTGCAGCAAGCTCTAAGAGTTCAAAGGCAACAGGACAAGAAGTGTTATTCTCAGATGAAAGAGTTGGCATACCTTTGTCAGGAAATAAAGAGTCCTTTGAATGGTATACGCTTTACAAATTCATTGTTGGAGGCGACAGATTTGACAGAAAACCAGAAGCAGTATCTGGAGACAAGTACTGCTTGTGAGAGGCAGATGTCTAAGATCATAAGGGATGTTGACCTGGAAAACATTGAGGATGG TTCTCTGACCCTTGAGAAAGAAGAATTTTTTCTTGGGAGTGTAATAGATGCTGTTGTTAGCCAAGTGATGTTATTGCTGAGGGAAAGAAGTGTGCAATTAATCAGGGATATTCCAGAGGAAATTAAGACATTAACAGTACATGGTGATCAAGTGAGAATTCAACAGGTCTTGGCAGATTTCTTGCTTAACATGGTACGGTATGCACCATCACCTGATGGGTGGGTAGAGATCCAACTTCAgccaaatatgaagcaaatatCTGATGAAGTAACTGTTGTGCATATTGAATTCAG GATTGTATGCCCTGGTGAAGGGCTTCCTCCTGAATTGGTTCAAGACATGTTCCACAGCAGTCGGTGGGTAACCAAGGAAGGCCTAGGGCTGAGCATGTGCAGAAAAATCTTAAAGCTTATGAATGGAGAAATCCAGTATATCAGAGAATCAGAAAGATGTTATTTCCTGATCATCCTTGACCTACCAATGACCGGCAGAGGTTCAAAGAGTGTTGGCTAG